One Spinacia oleracea cultivar Varoflay chromosome 4, BTI_SOV_V1, whole genome shotgun sequence DNA segment encodes these proteins:
- the LOC110804587 gene encoding flotillin-like protein 6 has translation MCPPSLNIMTDCQWMTVMLILMSTRNIAIKMRHAEVDVAEAQMKGESGAKLRQGQTAQNAAKIDVETKIIATQRDGEGKKEEAKVRSDVKIFENQKEDDVAKASAELVAQKVGWSRAVQLAEACDQ, from the exons ATGTGTCCCCCAAGTCTAAATATAATGACAGATTGTCAATGGATGACGGTGATGCTGATATTGATGAGCACACGAAATATTGCAATCAAGATGAGGCACGCAGAG GTGGATGTTGCAGAGGCCCAGATGAAGGGTGAATCAGGAGCAAAGCTAAGACAAGGACAAACAGCACAAAATGCAGCAAAAATTGATGTAGAAACCAAGATCATAGCCACACAAAGGGATGGAGAAGGGAAAAAAGAAGAGGCCAAAGTAAGGAGTGATGTTAAGATATTTGAGAACCAAAAGGAGGATGATGTTGCAAAAGCAAGTGCTGAATTGGTTGCTCAAAAGGTCGGGTGGTCCAGGGCGGTGCAACTGGCTGAG GCTTGTGATCAGTAA